caaacttGCTATTGAACAATTATTTGTTCAATATATaaactgcaatttacttttaaaactcttaaaacatcttgcttgacaaatcatattagaaactctaggttccctagctccctgtgaattcgatccctaagtactacaactcgacctcttatttgatagagtataaatcactccttagggtaatttgaatggtatcaaatatatatattacatattgtTGGAATGATTTATACTTATGTATATGTTCTTTTCTTGACAGGGTATACTAAATGCGGTTCATGAAGAGCTTCCTAAAGCTGAGCATAGGATGTGTGCTCGACACGTTCTTGAGAATTGGAAGAAGACAAACAAATACATAGAGCTTGAGCGTCTATTATGGAAAATAGCAAGAAGCTACACACCAGCAGCTTTTAGAGATAACTTAAGAGGCATTGAAGAAGTACAATGTTTGAGCCTATGAGTCTCTGCAAAGTACTGCTCCAACAACATGGTCTCGGGCATTCTTTAAGCTTGGATCGTTTTGCAATGACAATCTAAACAACTTGTCTGAGCCCTTCAATAGGAGTGTTAGAGAGTCAAGGAGGAAGCCGCTTCTTGATATGTTGACAGAGGTTAGGAGAAAGAATATAGTCAGGAATGCAAAACGGACTTTGTTAACTAATAGGTGGAACAAGAGGTTCACACCAAGAGCATACAAGGAGATTGAACTTAATAGGCAGAAAGCTAAGGAATGCATCAGGatatgatatcactcaaattaccctaaggagtgatttatactctctcaaataagaggtcgagttgtagtacgtagggatcgaattcacagggagctagggaaccaaatCAATCTAATCAGATTGATTTAGCTAGGTtgatttaatgattttaaatgtaaagttgcaaGTTTGTGAGaaaagtaattgctcgattgatttgattgggtttgatggaaggatggttgctagacttagggtttctattcaggtaatcaggattataatcttacagatgcctaacaagtcatatgcatgatattatagaactcaacacttataaacaaaccatAAGGCTTTTGATTTCTAGGCTTGTCAATTTGactagtgtcgatcgatgattctataggaatatcgatcgatacacttgttgaacCGTTGACCGATTATTCGATTAGAATATCAATCGACGCTtttggtcaagcgttaatgcaCAGGCtgaatgtgctcactaagcttcctagatcagctctcgcttACTCTAGAAATCATAGCTCAATTAGGATGAATTTACACTACGAAAAAATAAGGGTATTGTGACTAAATTTTCCGTCACAATAGTAAAGAATTTGTAACAATATCATCGTTGTTACGTTTTTGTTAACAGTTATGAATGGTTGCAATACGTATGTCACAAATGTTATGGAGTAACAAAAATGTCACAATTTCGTGcaactaatttttttgtaacaaatcgTCACCCATAGTTACGTGTATACTAGTACCAGAGCTGTAGTAATTtcttacttattaaattgtctCAAACTCTCTTAATTTGTGACTGTTTAATGTGACAACTTTGTCACTTGTACTGACAGATCTATTTTCACAAAATGTTACTAATATTGACAATATATTAGTCTTTTTATCGTCACCAATACTGACATTATATATTATCCCAAACCGTCGTTattcataaataatttaaaatcttaattttgtagtctattataataaaaaaaattagtcacaaaacataataatCAATGACTAAAGAAATGATATTTATCCGTAACTATAATTGCgcaacaatatttttgtattttttaacattcattatgttattatttttttcataattaaacGTCACAAAGTAGGACAGTAATAGCAACATCTCAGTTTCAATTGGTTACTATCGATAAATCGAAAGAAATATAAATCGGTTTACAAAATGAAATaggtttaaaataaatatggttTAGATAACTAAACCAAATCATAAAAAAACTCAACCCTGAAGAATAAGCGGCCAAGCCTGCCTCGCCTTGCCTCCTCCGGCCGCCATGTCTGGCCTTGTTTCCGTCGCACAACATATgctaatcccaagtctttcatctcaaatgtccctttgagcatgttctttgtttgattgataatgtctttattgcttccaataatgagcatatcatctacatatagacatagcaaaacatacgcatttttggttgttgtgtagtatatgcatttgtcacattcatttattttgaaaccatttgaaatcattgtattgtcaaatttttcgtgccattgtttaggagcttgtttaagcccataaagtgactttacaagtcggcatactttgtcttcctgtccgggaatgacaaaaccttcaggttgtttcatgtaaatttcctcttctaaatcaccatttagaaaagcgGTTTTTACAttcatttgatggatttctaggtctcttaaggctgtgattgctatcatcagtcttattgatgttattctcactactggagaatatgtatcaaaatagtcaaagccttccttttgtcggaatccttgaactacaagcctagatttgtattttccaccaggttttcgtgtcattatTCACTTATTCTCTAATGCTTTGCAACCAGGTGGTAAATCCGTTATGTACCatgtataattttgcatgatagaatcaaattcactcctgagagcttcgttccaaaatggagcttctggtgaagccatggcttctgccaaagtttttggaacattttcggCTAAAAATTCCATTAGGAAATCTTCACCAAAAGATTTTTTCTTTCGAGCTCTTTTGCTTCTgcgaggttcatctttttcttcattttctgaaatatcatttatagaaattttgacgtttgtctcagtttctgagttcTTGTCATTGTTcctttcttctcgagttcgttttgaaccttgtttttccttatatggaaaatattttcgaagaaagatttattttttgattccatgactgtattttcatgaatgtctgatattgtagatttgtgtaccagaaatcgataaACATTACTGTTAcgtgcatatccgatgaagatacaatccactgttttaggtccaatagtgaccttCTTTGGTGGTGGTACCACAACTTTTTCCAagcacccccacactttgaggtatttatacgaaggtaaattacctttccataattcatatggagttttgccagGTACTTTGTGTGGAATattgttgaggatataattagtggtaagcaacgcttccccccacatgttctggggtaacccagattcctgcaacattgcatacatcatctcttttagagttcgatttttgcgttcaacaactccattagattctggtgagtaaggagctgtagtttgatggattattccatgttctttacatAATGTattgaatggaccatcatactcgcctcttctgtcgcttctaactactttaatagttgttttaagctgattttcgacctcgagtttaaattctttgaatttttctaaggtttcatctttgctatgtaacaagtatacataacaatattttgttcagtcatctatgaaggtcacaaagtactttttcccacctctagtttgtatgtattttaaatcacataagtcggtgtgaattaaatctagaggtttgttagttctttcaacacgaggtgatggcgtttttgtgagcttagcctgtacgcatacttcacatttttgtttacttgttttgctttttggaattagatttaaattcattaatctttgtatagatttgtagtttacatggctTAATCTTTCATTAAAAGACTCACCCAAATAAGCAACCGGattcttattcattgaaacaATTGGAGCTACAACTTTCGGAGGGACTGTCATTGCATTCATCTTGACAAGTCCATCCTTAACATACCCCTttcccaaatacatcccattcttcttaatcacgagcttgtccgcctcaagacttgtggcgaatccattcttgctgagcaaggttcccgagaccaAGTTCTTCCCCATGTtaggcacatgcttcacattcgtcagaGTGACTTCACGTCCTGATGTCATCTTCAAAACCACATTTCCGCGGTCTTCAATAttggagactgcagtgtttcccatGAACAGCTTCTCCTTAGTCTTGCTTTTCTGATAAGTTCTAAACATCGCACTATCAAATGTGGGTGTTCGCTCAtgtgtcataccaccattccttggggttgCTGCCTTCAACCACATTGACCTCAGTCACCATTgcaacgagatcctcctcagTGAGATTCGCTTGATGCTTCTCATCTCTAATCTTGCTACGACACTCAGCAGTCTTGTGTcccactttgtggcagtagtgacccttccccttgaacttctccacattcgcattcgcattgatatcaatgcctttgttcttgaagttttttccagaagccttcagggctgcagcagttttggaaggcttggcaggagaatgggcgtgtgcctttcctttgcctttgtgctcagccatgttgacactgtgctccttaGTAGTGACCTTGTCAGCAGTTCGATTTCTGGATTTcatctgaagcctcatgatgagctcctcgagccccatcttcttcttcttgtgattcaagtagttcttgaaatccgcatagcttggaggaagcttttcaatgaagctgagagttgtgaatgtctcgcagatggacattccttcagcagcgatttcatggcaaatgaaATCCGTGATCGGTTTTGAATCCACtattttgaagtcgtggaattttgagaccacatacttctggcagccagcgtcctcagctctgtacttcttgtccagTAATCTCCATACCGTGGGGATCTCACAGTAGACacggtacaatgggtcaatgagacgacctaaaatgtaacctttgcagatgaagtcagaatgcacccatatgtcaacagttgcgagactttgaacatcatcaatcccgtaaGGAATAAGAggcttgtcctcctggatgaacttgtcccgcttcatcgttgtcaggaagaacatcatcttcttctgccacgttttgaagcctttgccatcaaacttgtctggcatcagtccttgagtgaacaCGCTAGGGACAGacggaggagtttgaactgccaccggaccacttgCGGTTGCTGAAActgaacccgtctgataaagaccagcaccgaatagGCTACAGCGAGTGGTATCATCAGCAGCATTTCCTGCAGGGAGGATAGTGCTTGTTGTTGCTGCAGCGGTTGACACTGTGATGTTTCCAGCAGTTGTCACAGTTGCATCAGTGGCTGCAAAGTTGAGTGGAGTTGTTGTGACATTGGTGGTGtcaatgggggtgttgttatcgtttgtcatttttctgtagagaaaacattaaaacggattagtactccattcaacaaataacatattattttaaagaaaataatagtctaaaatcaatgttcatttttggtgtttgaaccaaatcatatcgatataCGTCtggaaaaacgttttgcaaGCTCGCTTAGAAAAGCGTTCGCAGAAACCGTTTTGTGtagacttagaatgtttcatAAACTCACTTAAGGAAGCGGTTATGGAAACGATTCGTATACTCTTGTTTTAAGAATCgtatatcaaaaaacgtttcGCGATAATGCTACAAAGCAATCCACAAATCGTTATGAAATAAAcaagaaacgtttcgcggaagtgctgGAAATCAAATCGTAAACACGGTTATAAAATAAGaacaaacgtttcgcggaagtgctagaaagcaaatcgcaaacccCGTTATGAAATAAGaacaaacgtttcgcggaagtgctagaaagcaaatcgcaaacacggttCTGAAATAAGaacaaacgtttcgcggaagtgctagaaagcaaatTGCAACAACGGTTCCAAAACCCGTTTTTTATTAATCGTTTTTCAACCCGATCAAACGGTTTAGATAGAAAGCGAAATAagagttaagattgtagaagCCGAAAAACCGGATCAAAAGAAATGATATAATATAAACGAtgttaaggaaaatatatagACGATTCAAAACCGTAACGAAAAATGAAACCATCGAGTCGAGacgaatctctttccttaactcttaaTATTCTCTCCGTTAGTGCGAGGGATCAGTACGAATATGAGTCCCAGGATAAAACCATGATAGGTCATCACGCGACACTCGTGAAGAACCTCTAACGAACCAATATTTCTACGAAACACTATCTAGACTTACACTATAGGATTTGATGGTTTTGGTTGTGAAAAAACGTAAtgaaaaatgaaggaggagacgAGTTTATAAAGAGGAGAAGGCGAGCCACTTTCCGTAACTGATGCAGCACGTGCGCACGTTGGCGGAAATCTCGCGAGGATCTCGGAGGCAAATCGTTCCAAAACTTCATCTGCAAGTGTTTTTAAACGAACAacgtgttgtttaaaataatatgcATGCCGTTGTTTAGGAAATTAAATGGCAAAACATCGAGATTAATTTAGTTCCTGAGGCCCTCCACCAAACACAAGCCCACGCGGAACCGACCAGCGGCGGCAAACGCATGGAGAGCCGTCTCTCCTACTGAGCCGTTTAAACCAAGGTAGTAGAGGATACAATTATATACTACTCTCCTTGGCTCCATTTCCCCGATGTGGGACTCTTTCCCATTCCTCTTATTACATACTTATGGGTTTGTTTGTACAAAGCCCATGTCATTCCTTTTCATAATATCATTAAAGCCCAAAGGCATTTAATTGATCCAACAGCCACTGCGACCACGGCTGGCTTGTCTCCTCcaccatcaagcttcttctGCATCCTCCACCATCAAGGTTCTTCTGCATCCTCCACCTTCCCttaccaaaaacaaacaaaaatcagattcaaagagagacaaagacagagacagagagagatatGTCGAACCGTGGTGGAGTGGTGGTGAGACAGCGAGCATGACATCAAATGGTGAGACACCAAAATCAAACCATGCAGAAGAGAGATGATGATTGATGAAAGTAAGACTTATAA
This genomic stretch from Brassica napus cultivar Da-Ae chromosome C9, Da-Ae, whole genome shotgun sequence harbors:
- the LOC106449372 gene encoding uncharacterized protein LOC106449372, with the translated sequence MTNDNNTPIDTTNVTTTPLNFAATDATVTTAGNITVSTAAATTSTILPAGNAADDTTRCSLFGAGLYQTGSVSATASGPVAVQTPPSVPSVFTQGLMPDKFDGKGFKTWQKKMMFFLTTMKRDKFIQEDKPLIPYGIDDVQSLATVDIWVHSDFICKGYILGRLIDPLYRVYCEIPTVWRLLDKKYRAEDAGCQKYVVSKFHDFKIVDSKPITDFICHEIAAEGMSICETFTTLSFIEKLPPSYADFKNYLNHKKKKMGLEELIMRLQMKSRNRTADKVTTKEHSVNMAEHKGKGKAHAHSPAKPSKTAAALKASGKNFKNKGIDINANANVEKFKGKGHYCHKVGHKTAECRSKIRDEKHQANLTEEDLVAMVTEVNVVEGSNPKEWWYDT